In one Sphingomonas sp. AP4-R1 genomic region, the following are encoded:
- a CDS encoding helix-turn-helix domain-containing protein, with amino-acid sequence MPKTIFTDANQAVVEVVKAARLSANLRQVDLATRMGKDQSWMSLVEGSQRRLDVVEFIKIAQALGIEPTALLAEVVRKLR; translated from the coding sequence ATGCCAAAGACGATCTTCACTGACGCCAATCAGGCGGTTGTTGAGGTCGTGAAGGCTGCCCGCCTTTCTGCCAATTTGAGGCAAGTCGACTTGGCAACCCGGATGGGAAAAGATCAAAGCTGGATGAGTTTGGTGGAAGGCTCGCAGCGTCGGCTTGATGTCGTCGAGTTTATCAAAATCGCCCAAGCGTTAGGCATTGAGCCAACAGCGCTGCTGGCTGAGGTCGTGAGAAAGTTGCGTTAG
- a CDS encoding DUF2958 domain-containing protein, which produces MITLPPELRAQLRTNHDARRRADVASRRFDPSPVVKFFNPLSAATWLATELDEDGDTLFGLTDFGFGCPELGSFSLSELRAIRLPYGLWIERDLGFEPLVRLSQWADTARRAGSILWAERLLRRAAQTGTDPEDPLPPGR; this is translated from the coding sequence ATGATCACCCTGCCGCCCGAACTGCGCGCGCAGCTCCGTACCAATCACGACGCGCGGCGCAGGGCCGATGTTGCCAGCCGGCGTTTCGACCCGTCGCCCGTGGTCAAATTCTTCAATCCCTTGAGCGCGGCGACGTGGCTCGCGACCGAACTGGACGAGGACGGCGACACTCTGTTCGGGCTTACCGACTTCGGCTTCGGATGCCCGGAACTCGGGTCGTTCAGCCTTTCGGAATTGAGGGCGATCCGCCTGCCTTATGGCCTCTGGATCGAGCGCGATCTCGGTTTCGAACCCTTGGTTCGGCTGTCGCAATGGGCCGATACCGCGCGCCGCGCCGGCTCGATCCTCTGGGCCGAGCGGCTGCTGCGCCGCGCGGCCCAAACCGGAACCGATCCGGAGGATCCGCTGCCGCCGGGCAGATGA
- a CDS encoding RNA polymerase sigma factor, producing MNANNPVTIIADEGRSLGSSLDDIYREHGDWLRRLVGRRLRVQPAEAEDIVQETYLRLARTPTEEVERPRALLSRIALNLFRDGRRRESVRAAHRAELRLVPQAGHMHDAMTAQEAAVAIEQLVADMPEKWRDVFVLSRFRHLTNQEIASHLGVSIKTVEWRMSKALDYCLRTLRD from the coding sequence TTGAACGCGAATAATCCCGTGACAATCATCGCTGATGAGGGCCGCTCGCTCGGTTCCTCCCTCGACGACATCTATCGCGAGCATGGCGACTGGCTGCGCCGCCTCGTCGGCCGCCGGCTGCGGGTCCAGCCAGCCGAGGCCGAGGACATCGTCCAGGAAACCTATCTCCGGCTTGCCCGCACGCCTACCGAAGAGGTGGAACGTCCGCGCGCGCTCCTGTCCCGCATCGCGCTCAACCTTTTCCGCGACGGCCGCCGCCGCGAGAGCGTGCGCGCAGCCCATCGCGCCGAGCTCCGGCTGGTGCCGCAAGCCGGGCATATGCACGATGCGATGACCGCCCAGGAGGCCGCCGTCGCGATCGAACAACTCGTGGCGGACATGCCCGAAAAATGGCGCGACGTGTTCGTTCTCAGCCGCTTTCGGCACCTGACAAACCAGGAGATCGCCTCGCATCTTGGCGTGTCGATAAAGACTGTAGAATGGCGTATGAGCAAGGCGCTCGACTATTGCCTCCGCACATTGCGGGATTGA
- a CDS encoding DUF736 domain-containing protein — MAQIGIFTRDKDGIYTGEIRTLTLRVKAVIRPAERDHDKSPDHRVSAGGVEFGAGWTKAARDSGAGYLSLKFDDPSFPAPIYATLTPAENDMFKLIWSR, encoded by the coding sequence ATGGCACAGATCGGCATTTTCACGCGCGACAAGGACGGCATCTATACCGGCGAAATCCGCACCCTCACCCTCCGGGTCAAGGCCGTCATCCGACCCGCCGAACGCGATCACGACAAGTCCCCCGACCACCGTGTCAGCGCCGGCGGGGTCGAATTCGGCGCGGGCTGGACGAAGGCGGCACGCGACAGCGGCGCCGGATATCTAAGCCTCAAGTTCGACGATCCGTCATTCCCGGCACCGATCTACGCAACCCTGACGCCCGCTGAGAATGATATGTTCAAGCTCATCTGGTCGCGTTGA
- a CDS encoding ArdC family protein: MPNRSSRRARREDSANPAVENRTNLYDEVTRRIVSELEAGRLPWVQPWAGASSSGEVGPSLPRNALTGRTYSGVNILILWGAVIAHRFPSQSWLTFRQAQEAGGCVRKGEHGQCVVYADRFTPEAEKERAARDGDDARAVSFLKRFTVFNVAQCDGLRSDLAGDPAPLPEREIIPIAEQVIAASGVDFSIGGNRAYYVPSEDFVAVPPQPAFFDQINYYRTCLHELTHATGHAKRLGRNLTNPFGSKDYAREELVAEMGSAFLCAELGIVPTVRHADYIGTWLEVLREDNRAIFRAASAATKAAEWILSRHRDAQEQQAAGRIVA; the protein is encoded by the coding sequence ATGCCGAACCGATCGAGCCGTCGCGCACGTCGAGAGGACAGTGCCAATCCAGCCGTTGAGAACCGGACAAACCTTTATGACGAGGTGACAAGGCGCATCGTTAGCGAGCTGGAAGCCGGACGCCTGCCATGGGTTCAGCCATGGGCCGGGGCCTCTTCCAGCGGTGAGGTTGGCCCGAGTCTTCCGCGCAATGCGCTGACCGGGCGAACCTATTCGGGCGTCAATATCCTGATCCTGTGGGGCGCCGTCATCGCGCATCGTTTTCCCTCGCAGTCGTGGCTGACCTTCCGACAGGCACAGGAGGCAGGCGGCTGCGTCCGCAAGGGCGAGCATGGGCAATGCGTCGTCTATGCTGACCGCTTCACGCCCGAAGCCGAAAAGGAACGCGCGGCTCGCGATGGCGACGACGCCCGCGCCGTGTCGTTCTTAAAGCGCTTCACCGTCTTCAATGTCGCTCAGTGCGATGGATTGCGGTCTGACCTCGCCGGCGATCCTGCACCTTTGCCCGAGCGCGAGATCATACCCATTGCCGAACAGGTGATCGCGGCATCGGGTGTCGATTTCAGCATCGGCGGAAATCGCGCTTACTACGTGCCGAGCGAGGACTTCGTCGCCGTGCCGCCGCAGCCCGCTTTCTTCGACCAGATCAATTATTACCGAACCTGCCTGCACGAACTGACCCACGCCACCGGCCATGCCAAGCGGCTGGGACGCAACCTGACCAATCCCTTCGGCAGCAAGGATTATGCGCGCGAGGAACTGGTCGCCGAGATGGGATCGGCTTTCCTCTGCGCAGAGCTCGGCATCGTGCCCACCGTCCGCCATGCCGACTATATCGGCACGTGGTTGGAGGTCTTGCGCGAGGACAATCGCGCGATCTTTCGCGCGGCGAGCGCCGCCACCAAGGCGGCCGAGTGGATTCTGTCGCGCCACCGCGATGCGCAGGAACAGCAGGCAGCCGGAAGGATCGTGGCATGA